One stretch of Prunus persica cultivar Lovell chromosome G1, Prunus_persica_NCBIv2, whole genome shotgun sequence DNA includes these proteins:
- the LOC18790823 gene encoding peroxidase 16 — protein sequence MNVQSLFSLPLLFLLLVLLNSAHAQLHVEHYRSSCPNVEAIVHAAVKQKFEQTFVTAPATLRLFFHDCFIRGCDASIMLAFRNNSAEKDNSDNLSLAGDGFDTVIKAKAAVDRVPQCRNKVSCADILALATRDVVRLTGGPYYRVELGRLDGRTSTKASVRQHLPHPDFRLDQLNSMFASHGLSLTDLIALSGAHTIGFAHCNKFTHRIYSFKSQNRIDPTMNLAYARHLKQECPANVDPRIAVDMDPTTPQKFDNVYYKNLQQGKGLFTSDQSLFTDARSRKIVNLFAADAAAFERAFVAAMTKLGRFGVKNGKQGEIRHDCAAVN from the exons ATGAATGTTCAAagccttttctctcttcctttactctttcttcttcttgtcctCTTGAACTCAGCTCATGCTCAGCTTCATGTAGAACATTACAGAAGCTCATGCCCAAATGTTGAAGCAATTGTGCATGCTGCAGTCAAACAGAAGTTTGAGCAGACATTTGTGACAGCTCCAGCCACTCTGAGGCTCTTCTTCCATGATTGTTTCATCCGG GGATGTGATGCTTCAATAATGCTAGCTTTTCGGAACAATTCAGCAGAGAAGGACAACTCCGATAACCTTTCGCTCGCTGGAGACGGGTTTGATACCGTGATCAAAGCCAAGGCTGCTGTTGATAGAGTGCCCCAGTGCAGGAACAAGGTTTCTTGTGCTGACATTCTGGCCTTGGCCACAAGGGATGTCGTAAGACTG ACTGGGGGACCATATTACAGAGTTGAATTGGGAAGACTTGATGGGAGGACTTCTACAAAAGCCAGTGTGAGACAACATCTTCCTCATCCTGATTTTAGGTTAGACCAGCTGAATTCGATGTTCGCCTCCCACGGTCTCTCTCTAACCGATCTCATTGCACTCTCAG GTGCACATACAATTGGATTCGCGCACTGCAACAAATTCACTCACCGGATATACAGTTTCAAAAGCCAGAACAGAATTGATCCAACGATGAACTTGGCATATGCAAGGCATCTCAAACAAGAGTGTCCAGCAAATGTAGACCCCAGAATTGCTGTTGACATGGACCCAACCACACCCCAAAAGTTCGACAATGTCTACTACAAGAACCTGCAGCAAGGAAAAGGGTTGTTTACTTCTGATCAGTCTTTGTTCACTGACGCCAGATCAAGAAAAATTGTCAACTTGTTTGCAGCAGACGCCGCCGCTTTCGAACGGGCTTTTGTGGCTGCCATGACAAAGCTTGGAAGATTTGGAGTTAAGAATGGAAAGCAGGGTGAAATTAGGCATGATTGTGCTGCTGTGAACTAA
- the LOC18789140 gene encoding uncharacterized protein LOC18789140 isoform X3, whose protein sequence is MESSSLIISKMDADKTIYERLQKEFEAARALQTQEINLDGEQWNDGLLATIRERVHMEVDRKAMAGDVNMLPGPQIQEKITYKVGNKVICCLEGARIGILYETSYAGEPCDLYHCVLESKSFLEKMTVLEHTIPYFLPLREAENDLLSSNAMKFIDYIGELLQSYVDRREQVRLAKELYGNQIKEIYYTLPYNLIAFSLVDFDCKVIVKLKYAELVSVLPTHVSVVAWPVHQYRKTSLNASTMNKKENGSLEGPTTLSYAEDALQNMSLPEGLCLKYNKATRSNFNIKIKESLMTPKHFCWALFTALFLYRLCMHMHF, encoded by the exons ATGGAGTCCAGTTCCTTGATTATCTCAAAAAT GGATGCTGACAAGACAATTTATGAGCGTCTACAAAAAGAATTTGAAGCTGCACGGGCTTTACAAACTCAAG AGATTAATTTGGATGGTGAACAATGGAATGATGGACTACTAGCTACAATAAGAGAGCGG GTTCACATGGAGGTTGACAGAAAGGCAATGGCGGGAGACGTAAACATGTTGCCTGGTCCtcaaatccaagaaaaaattacttataaagtcggaaataag GTGATTTGTTGTTTGGAAGGGGCTAGAATTGGCATTCTGTATGAGACATCTTATGCAG GAGAACCTTGTGACCTGTACCATTGTGTGCTTGAGAGCAAGTCATTTCTTGAGAAGATGACTGTCCTTGAACACACCATTCCATATTTTTTGCCATTACGAGAAGCAGAAAATGATCTTCTTTCTTCTAATGCTATG AAATTTATAGATTACATTGGAGAGCTTTTGCAGTCTTACGTGGATAGAAGGGAACAG GTTCGGCTTGCCAAGGAGTTATATGGGAACCAGATTAAAGAAATTTATTATACCCTTCCCTACAACTTAATTGCCTTTTCACTGGTTGATTTTGATTG CAAGGTAATAGTTAAGCTTAAATATGCGGAGCTTGTTTCCGTACTTCCAACTCATGTCAGTGTGGTAGCATGGCCAGTGCATCAATACAGGAAAACAAGTCTAAATGCATCAACCAtgaacaaaaaggaaaacggATCCTTGGAAGGTCCAACTACCCTCTCCTATGCAGAGGATGCCTTGCAAAATATGAGCTTACCTGAAG GATTATGTTTGAAATATAACAAAGCAACCCGTTCCAACTTTAATATTAAGATCAAAGAGAGTTTAATGACTCCAAAACACTTTTGTTGGGCACTTTTTACAGCGCTGTTCCTGTATAGGCTTTGCATGCATATGCATTTCTGA
- the LOC18790272 gene encoding uncharacterized protein LOC18790272, translating into MAAASFRWILQLHKDVPKAARFYAQGLDFSVNVCTLRWAELQSGPLKLALMHSPNDHVMQEGYSSLLSFTVPDINHTVTRLMALGAELDGPIKYEIHGKVAAVRCIDGHMLGLYEPA; encoded by the exons atgGCAGCGGCGTCGTTTAGGTGGATACTGCAGTTGCACAAGGACGTACCAAAAGCCGCTCGCTTCTACGCCCAAGGCTTGGACTTCTCCGTAAATGTCTGCACTCTCCGCTGGGCTGAGCTTCAGTCGGGGCCACTCAAGCTTGCCCTCATGCATTCCCCCAA TGACCATGTGATGCAGGAGGGGTACTCTTCACTCTTGTCTTTCACAGTCCCAGACATTAATCACACAGTGACAAGGTTGATGGCATTAGGAGCTGAACTAGACGGTCCTATCAAATACGAAATCCATGGGAAG GTTGCGGCCGTGCGATGTATCGATGGGCACATGTTAGGCCTCTATGAACCTGCCTAG
- the LOC18793814 gene encoding plasma membrane ATPase 4 → MGGDKAISLEEIKNESVDLERIPIEEVFEQLKCTREGLTGDEGANRLQVFGPNKLEEKKESKLLKFLGFMWNPLSWVMEAAAVMAIALANGGGRPPDWQDFVGIVVLLVINSTISFIEENNAGNAAAALMAGLAPKTKVLRDGRWTEQEASILVPGDIISIKLGDIVPADARLLEGDPLKIDQSALTGESLPVTKNPSEEVFSGSTCKQGEIEAVVIATGVHTFFGKAAHLVDSTNQVGHFQKVLTAIGNFCICSIAVGILIELIVMYPIQKRKYRDGIDNLLVLLIGGIPIAMPTVLSVTMAIGSHRLSQQGAITKRMTAIEEMAGMDVLCSDKTGTLTLNKLSVDRNLIEVFAKGVEKEHVMLLAARASRTENQDAIDAAIVGMLADPKEARAGIREVHFLPFNPVDKRTALTYIDSDGNWHRASKGAPEQILALCNCKEDFKKRVHAVIDKFAERGLRSLAVARQQVPEKTKESPGTPWQFVGLLPLFDPPRHDSAETIRRALNLGVNVKMITGDQLAIGKETGRRLGMGTNMYPSSALLGQDKDASIASLPVDELIEKADGFAGVFPEHKYEIVKRLQERKHICGMTGDGVNDAPALKKADIGIAVADATDAARGASDIVLTEPGLSVIISAVLTSRAIFQRMKNYTIYAVSITIRIVFGFMFIALIWKFDFAPFMVLIIAILNDGTIMTISKDRVKPSPQPDSWKLKEIFATGIVLGGYMALMTVVFFWLMKDTKFFSNTFNVRHLGDRPEQMMAALYLQVSIVSQALIFVTRSRSWSFVERPGLLLLGAFMVAQLVATLIAVYANWAFARIEGCGWGWAGVIWLFSVVTYFPLDLLKFAIRYILSGKAWDNLLENKTAFTTKKDYGKEEREAQWAAAQRTLHGLQPPETNNLFSEKNSYRELSEIAEQAKRRAEVARLRELHTLKGHVESVVKLKGLDIDTIQQHYTV, encoded by the exons gAACGGATTCCAATAGAGGAAGTCTTTGAGCAGCTAAAATGTACAAGAGAAGGTCTAACCGGAGACGAAGGAGCCAACCGGCTTCAAGTGTTTGGACCAAACAAattagaagagaaaaag GAGAGCAAACTACTCAAGTTCTTGGGATTTATGTGGAATCCTTTATCCTGGGTCATGGAAGCTGCTGCTGTGATGGCTATAGCCTTGGCAAATGGTGGTGGAAGGCCTCCTGATTGGCAGGACTTTGTTGGAATAGTTGTCCTGCTGGTCATTAACTCTACTATAAGTTtcattgaagaaaacaatgcTGGAAATGCGGCTGCAGCCCTTATGGCTGGTCTTGCTCCCAAAACTAAG GTTCTTAGAGATGGTCGATGGACTGAGCAAGAAGCTTCAATTTTGGTCCCTGGAGACATAATCAGTATTAAATTGGGAGATATAGTTCCTGCTGATGCCCGCCTTCTCGAGGGTGATCCTTTAAAAATTGATCAATCTGCGCTTACGGGCGAGTCCCTTCCTGTTACTAAGAATCCCTCAGAAGAAGTGTTTTCTGGCTCAACATGTAAGCAGGGTGAAATTGAAGCAGTTGTGATTGCCACTGGTGTGCACACCTTCTTTGGTAAAGCTGCACATCTGGTGGACAGCACCAATCAAGTTGGGCACTTTCAGAAAGTTCTCACTGCGATTGGGAACTTCTGCATTTGTTCAATTGCTGTGGGGATACTAATTGAGCTTATAGTTATGTACCCAATACAGAAGCGCAAGTACAGGGATGGAATTGACAATTTGCTGGTTCTCTTGATTGGAGGAATCCCAATTGCCATGCCAACTGTTTTATCTGTCACCATGGCTATTGGCTCCCACAGGCTTTCTCAGCAAGGTGCTATTACCAAAAGAATGACTGCCATTGAGGAAATGGCTGGCATGGATGTCCTCTGCAGTGACAAGACTGGGACTCTGACCCTGAACAAGCTGTCAGTTGACAGAAATCTGATTGAAGTGTTTGCCAAGGGTGTGGAGAAAGAGCATGTTATGCTTCTTGCGGCAAGAGCTTCTAGGACTGAAAATCAGGATGCTATTGATGCTGCAATTGTAGGAATGCTTGCTGATCCGAAGGAG GCACGAGCTGGTATCAGAGAAGTCCATTTCCTTCCATTCAACCCTGTAGACAAGAGGACTGCTCTGACCTACATCGATTCTGATGGAAATTGGCATAGAGCTAGCAAAGGTGCCCCTGAGCAG ATATTAGCCCTGTGCAACTGCAAGGAAGATTTCAAGAAAAGGGTTCATGCAGTGATTGATAAGTTTGCTGAACGTGGACTTCGTTCTCTAGCCGTTGCAAGACAG CAAGTACCAGAGAAAACAAAGGAGAGTCCAGGGACACCATGGCAGTTTGTTGGTTTGTTGCCTTTATTTGATCCTCCCAGGCATGACAGTGCAGAAACAATTCGCAGAGCTCTCAATCTCGGTGTGAATGTGAAGATGATTACTG GGGATCAGCTTGCCATTGGCAAGGAAACTGGAAGGAGACTTGGGATGGGAACAAACATGTACCCATCTTCCGCATTGCTTGGCCAAGATAAGGATGCATCCATTGCTTCCCTCCCTGTGGATGAATTGATTGAGAAGGCTGATGGGTTTGCTGGAGTATTTCCAG AacacaaatatgaaattgtAAAGAGGCTACAGGAGAGGAAGCACATCTGTGGAATGACAGGAGATGGTGTCAATGATGCTCCTGCTTTGAAAAAAGCAGACATCGGTATTGCTGTAGCTGACGCTACTGATGCTGCTAGAGGTGCTTCGGATATTGTTCTCACGGAACCAGGTTTAAGTGTGATCATAAGTGCAGTACTGACAAGCAGGGCCATATTCCAGAGGATGAAGAACTATACT ATCTATGCTGTTTCTATTACCATACGTATAGTG TTTGGATTTATGTTCATTGCATTGATATGGAAGTTTGACTTTGCACCCTTCATGGTATTGATCATTGCCATCCTAAATGATG GAACAATCATGACAATATCCAAGGACCGAGTGAAGCCATCTCCTCAGCCAGACAGCTGGAAACTGAAAGAAATTTTTGCTACTGGCATTGTTCTTGGAGGTTACATGGCGCTAATGACAGTTGTCTTCTTCTGGCTTATGAAAGATACCAAATTCTTCTCG AACACATTTAATGTAAGACATTTGGGCGATAGACCTGAACAAATGATGGCAGCATTGTACTTACAAGTGAGTATTGTTAGCCAAGCCCTTATTTTTGTCACAAGGTCTCGTAGCTGGTCTTTTGTTGAACGTCCTGGACTTCTCTTACTCGGAGCTTTCATGGTTGCTCAACTG GTAGCAACTCTCATAGCAGTCTATGCCAACTGGGCTTTCGCACGGATAGAGGGATGTGGCTGGGGCTGGGCTGGTGTAATCTGGTTATTCAGCGTGGTGACATATTTCCCTCTTGACTTACTTAAATTCGCAATCCGCTACATTCTAAGTGGGAAAGCTTGGGATAACCTTTTGGAGAACAAG ACTGCTTTTACTACAAAAAAAGACTATgggaaagaggagagagaagctCAGTGGGCTGCTGCTCAGAGGACCCTACATGGCCTTCAACCACCAGAAACCAACAACCTTTTCAGTGAGAAGAACAGTTACAGGGAGCTTTCAGAGATCGCAGAACAAGCCAAGCGGAGGGCTGAGGTTGCAAG GCTGCGGGAGTTGCACACACTGAAGGGTCATGTTGAGTCAGTTGTGAAGCTCAAAGGACTCGACATCGACACAATTCAACAACATTATACAGTTTGA